Proteins from a single region of Apium graveolens cultivar Ventura chromosome 7, ASM990537v1, whole genome shotgun sequence:
- the LOC141670816 gene encoding tubulin alpha-2 chain-like isoform X2 — protein sequence MITAGTQLDGQMPSDKTVGGGDNSFNTFFSETGAGKHVPRAVFVDLETTIIDEIMTGTYRQLFHPEKLISGKEDAANNFARGHYTIGKEIVDLCLDRIRKLADNYTGLQGF from the exons ATGATTACAGCTGGAACTCAA CTTGATGGTCAGATGCCGAGTGACAAAACTGTTGGTGGCGGGGATAATTCCTTTAACACCTTTTTCAGCGAAACTGGTGCAGGAAAGCATGTCCCACGTGCTGTCTTTGTTGATCTGGAAACCACTATCATTGATGAGATCATGACTGGAACTTACCGTCAGCTCTTTCACCCAGAAAAGTTGATCAGTGGCAAAGAGGATGCCGCTAACAACTTTGCTCGTGGTCATTACACAA TTGGAAAAGAAATTGTTGATCTCTGCTTGGACCGCATCAGAAAACTTGCTGACAACTACACCGGGTTGCAAGGGTTTTAA
- the LOC141670816 gene encoding tubulin alpha-2 chain-like isoform X1: protein MITAGTQVHFKAYVSEVNYVYGILVSLDGQMPSDKTVGGGDNSFNTFFSETGAGKHVPRAVFVDLETTIIDEIMTGTYRQLFHPEKLISGKEDAANNFARGHYTIGKEIVDLCLDRIRKLADNYTGLQGF, encoded by the exons ATGATTACAGCTGGAACTCAAGTACATTTTAAAGCATATGTTTCTGAAGTTAATTATGTTTACGGAATTTTGGTTTCT CTTGATGGTCAGATGCCGAGTGACAAAACTGTTGGTGGCGGGGATAATTCCTTTAACACCTTTTTCAGCGAAACTGGTGCAGGAAAGCATGTCCCACGTGCTGTCTTTGTTGATCTGGAAACCACTATCATTGATGAGATCATGACTGGAACTTACCGTCAGCTCTTTCACCCAGAAAAGTTGATCAGTGGCAAAGAGGATGCCGCTAACAACTTTGCTCGTGGTCATTACACAA TTGGAAAAGAAATTGTTGATCTCTGCTTGGACCGCATCAGAAAACTTGCTGACAACTACACCGGGTTGCAAGGGTTTTAA
- the LOC141670816 gene encoding tubulin alpha-2 chain-like isoform X3 produces MLDGQMPSDKTVGGGDNSFNTFFSETGAGKHVPRAVFVDLETTIIDEIMTGTYRQLFHPEKLISGKEDAANNFARGHYTIGKEIVDLCLDRIRKLADNYTGLQGF; encoded by the exons Atg CTTGATGGTCAGATGCCGAGTGACAAAACTGTTGGTGGCGGGGATAATTCCTTTAACACCTTTTTCAGCGAAACTGGTGCAGGAAAGCATGTCCCACGTGCTGTCTTTGTTGATCTGGAAACCACTATCATTGATGAGATCATGACTGGAACTTACCGTCAGCTCTTTCACCCAGAAAAGTTGATCAGTGGCAAAGAGGATGCCGCTAACAACTTTGCTCGTGGTCATTACACAA TTGGAAAAGAAATTGTTGATCTCTGCTTGGACCGCATCAGAAAACTTGCTGACAACTACACCGGGTTGCAAGGGTTTTAA